Sequence from the Herbaspirillum sp. meg3 genome:
TACCGCCAACAACAAAGTGCCGATTGCCAGCGCACTTGAAAACATTTTTTTGATACTCATTACTGTTCCCCCTTAGAGAGCGTCTTTGCCGGTTTCACCGGTACGGATGCGGATAACGTCCAGCAGATCTTGTACAAAAATCTTGCCGTCGCCGATTTTGCCTGTACGTGCTGCAGCCTCGATGGCTTCCAGCGCGCGCTCGACGATGGAATCGTCGACTGCAGCTTCGATCTTGGTCTTCGGCAGGAAGTCCACGACATATTCCGCACCGCGATACAGCTCGGTGTGGCCTTTTTGACGGCCGAAGCCTTTGACTTCAGTCACGGTGATGCCTTGCACACCGATCGCCGACAAGGCTTCGCGCACCTCGTCGAGCTTGAATGGTTTGATGATCGCTGTAATCAGTTTCATACCGACCTCAATTAGAAAGTTTTGCTAAGGGAGAAAACGACGCCGTTACGACCAACATTTTTCAGACCATTTGAGGCTGGTGTTGTGCTGACGCCATCTTTCAGGTCAGTACCGACATATGCCACACCCAGAGTGATGCCGGCCAGATCTTCAAATGTCTTGCTCACGCCGATTTTCCAGTCGTTGTAGCTGAA
This genomic interval carries:
- a CDS encoding P-II family nitrogen regulator, with product MKLITAIIKPFKLDEVREALSAIGVQGITVTEVKGFGRQKGHTELYRGAEYVVDFLPKTKIEAAVDDSIVERALEAIEAAARTGKIGDGKIFVQDLLDVIRIRTGETGKDAL